Proteins co-encoded in one Medicago truncatula cultivar Jemalong A17 chromosome 8, MtrunA17r5.0-ANR, whole genome shotgun sequence genomic window:
- the LOC11405300 gene encoding acidic endochitinase has protein sequence MKMELKSTISFTFFSLLVLALANGSNAGKIAIYWGQNGNEGTLAEACATGNYEYVIIAFLPTFGDGQTPMINLAGHCDPYSNGCTGLSSDIKSCQAKGIKVLLSIGGGAGSYSIASTKDANSVATYLWNNFLGGKSSSRPLGPAVLDGIDFDIEGGSSQHWGDLARYLKGFNKKVYITAAPQCPFPDAWIGNALTTGLFDYVWVQFYNNPPCQYNPDAFMNFEDAWKQWTSGIPANKIFLGLPASPTAAGSGFISADDLTSTVLPVIKGSSKYGGVMLWSRYDDVQSGYSSSIKSHV, from the coding sequence atgaaaatggaattgaaaTCGACTATCTCGTTCACATTTTTCTCTTTACTCGTGTTAGCACTAGCGAATGGTTCTAATGCAGGAAAAATTGCAATCTACTGGGGCCAGAACGGAAACGAGGGCACGTTAGCTGAGGCTTGTGCCACAGGAAACTATGAATATGTGATCATAGCCTTCTTACCGACCTTCGGAGATGGCCAAACTCCGATGATTAATCTAGCTGGTCATTGTGATCCATACAGTAATGGATGCACTGGCTTAAGCTCAGACATCAAGTCATGTCAAGCCAAAGGAATCAAAGTATTGTTGTCGATAGGAGGAGGTGCTGGAAGCTACTCAATTGCATCCACAAAAGATGCAAACAGTGTAGCAACTTACCTTTGGAATAACTTCTTGGGTGGAAAATCTTCATCTCGCCCTCTTGGTCCTGCTGTTCTTGATGGCATTGACTTTGATATCGAAGGAGGATCAAGCCAACATTGGGGTGATCTTGCTAGGTACCTTAAAGGGTTCAACAAGAAAGTTTACATAACTGCAGCTCCTCAATGTCCATTTCCTGATGCTTGGATAGGAAATGCACTTACAACAGGACTTTTTGATTATGTTTGGGTACAATTCTACAACAACCCTCCTTGTCAATACAACCCTGATGCATTTATGAACTTCGAAGATGCGTGGAAGCAGTGGACATCAGGTATCCCTGCAAACAAGATATTCTTAGGGTTACCTGCTTCTCCAACGGCTGCAGGAAGCGGTTTTATTTCCGCAGATGATCTTACCTCTACTGTACTTCCAGTTATTAAAGGTTCTTCCAAATATGGTGGTGTTATGCTGTGGTCTAGGTATGATGATGTTCAGAGTGGTTATAGCTCCTCCATCAAGAGCCATGTGTGA